From the genome of Marixanthomonas ophiurae, one region includes:
- a CDS encoding GNAT family N-acetyltransferase: MEGNTIYLTRVKVPTELEGQGIGSSMVEQVLQKIEAKDLKLVPVCPFVKYYIDKKPKWNKLLG; this comes from the coding sequence ATAGAGGGGAACACAATTTATTTAACTCGTGTGAAAGTGCCAACTGAGTTGGAAGGGCAGGGGATAGGATCTTCTATGGTAGAACAAGTTTTGCAAAAAATTGAGGCTAAAGATTTGAAGTTGGTACCTGTTTGCCCATTTGTAAAATATTATATTGACAAAAAACCAAAGTGGAATAAGCTATTAGGTTAA
- a CDS encoding lmo0937 family membrane protein → MRDLIWLIIVILIIGWLIGYIGFPDAVGSLIHILLVLAVIGILYRLATGRRP, encoded by the coding sequence ATGAGAGATTTAATTTGGCTTATCATAGTAATATTAATTATTGGATGGCTTATTGGGTATATCGGTTTTCCCGATGCAGTTGGTAGCCTAATTCATATTTTACTAGTATTGGCAGTAATTGGTATATTATATCGCCTTGCCACTGGCAGAAGACCTTAA
- a CDS encoding class I SAM-dependent methyltransferase, producing the protein MNFQKEFNTNKETWDKKVAIHAKSDFYDIESFKKGKTSLNSFELVALGDVSGKSLLHLQCHFGQDTLSWSRIGAKCTGVDISEEAIKLARNLNNEINQSAQFVCCNVLDVSKHISKKFDIIYTSYGVIGWLPDLKPWAQMISERLKPDGVFYIVEFHPIAWMFDYLQEPPELKYGYHQKGVIYEEYKGTYADENSEIISKEYGWNHSLGEVVTSLAQAGLEIEFLREHDASPYNIFPGLIKAENQLYELPSKLYPLIFEVKVTKKGA; encoded by the coding sequence ATGAATTTTCAAAAAGAGTTTAATACGAATAAAGAAACGTGGGATAAAAAGGTGGCTATCCACGCAAAGAGCGACTTTTATGATATAGAATCTTTTAAAAAAGGAAAGACTTCATTAAATAGCTTTGAACTAGTAGCTTTGGGAGATGTTTCAGGAAAATCATTATTGCATTTGCAATGTCATTTTGGGCAAGATACATTAAGTTGGAGTAGGATAGGAGCAAAATGTACTGGAGTAGATATATCAGAAGAAGCTATAAAACTTGCCCGAAATTTGAATAATGAAATTAATCAAAGTGCTCAATTTGTTTGCTGCAATGTGCTAGATGTTTCGAAACATATTTCTAAAAAATTTGACATTATTTATACAAGCTATGGTGTAATAGGTTGGTTGCCAGATTTAAAACCATGGGCACAAATGATAAGTGAACGACTAAAACCCGATGGGGTATTTTACATCGTTGAGTTTCATCCAATAGCGTGGATGTTCGATTACTTGCAAGAACCACCAGAGTTAAAGTATGGCTATCACCAGAAAGGAGTGATTTATGAAGAATATAAAGGAACGTATGCCGATGAAAATTCCGAAATAATAAGCAAAGAATATGGCTGGAATCACAGTTTGGGCGAAGTTGTCACTTCACTTGCTCAAGCCGGTTTAGAAATAGAGTTTTTACGAGAGCACGATGCTTCCCCATATAACATATTCCCTGGTTTAATAAAAGCAGAAAATCAACTTTACGAACTTCCTTCAAAATTATATCCGCTAATCTTTGAAGTAAAAGTCACAAAAAAAGGAGCTTGA
- the msrA gene encoding peptide-methionine (S)-S-oxide reductase MsrA gives MNKIFLAVITAMLLSFQVSCQSNKKNKETEAMAQKSQQPVEVATQDGLERAYFASGCFWCVEAIYESIEGVKESISGYSGGHTKNPTYESSNTGTTGHAEAVEIIYNPDVVSFKTLVDVYFGSQNIKQVNGQGPDRGSQYRSIIFYQNDEQKQIIENKVTELEKEVGEGKVAAQILPFQKFWDAEGYHQNYEKNNPQNPYIQNVSIPRLKKFQKKFPELLKEDASH, from the coding sequence ATGAATAAGATTTTTTTAGCAGTTATTACTGCCATGTTGTTATCCTTTCAGGTATCCTGTCAGTCCAACAAAAAGAATAAAGAAACAGAAGCTATGGCTCAAAAAAGCCAACAACCAGTTGAAGTTGCAACCCAAGATGGCTTGGAGCGCGCTTATTTTGCCAGCGGATGTTTTTGGTGCGTAGAGGCTATTTATGAAAGCATAGAAGGCGTAAAAGAATCTATTTCGGGCTACAGCGGCGGGCATACTAAAAACCCAACCTACGAATCAAGTAACACAGGAACTACTGGTCATGCTGAAGCTGTCGAGATAATTTACAACCCAGATGTAGTTTCATTTAAAACATTGGTAGATGTTTATTTTGGTTCTCAAAACATAAAACAAGTAAACGGTCAAGGTCCAGACAGAGGTTCACAGTACCGAAGCATTATTTTTTATCAAAATGATGAGCAAAAACAAATTATAGAAAATAAAGTGACCGAATTGGAAAAAGAAGTAGGTGAAGGGAAGGTTGCTGCACAAATATTACCATTTCAAAAATTTTGGGATGCTGAAGGATATCACCAAAATTATGAGAAAAACAATCCGCAGAATCCCTATATCCAAAATGTTTCTATACCTCGTTTAAAAAAGTTTCAGAAAAAATTCCCGGAACTTTTAAAAGAGGACGCTAGTCATTAA
- a CDS encoding zinc ribbon domain-containing protein, with protein sequence MAKKKETTVEEKLRALYDLQLIDSRIDEIRNVRGELPLEVEDLEDEVAGMNTRLDKLNTDLEVIEGNIKEKKNGIEESKALIKKYSAQQDNVRNNREYNSLSKEVEFQELEIQLSDKHIKEFKAQIEQKKEVIEKTKEQLDERKDHLKHKQSELDDILSETEKEEKALIKESEKYEKKIEERLVKAYKRIRTSVKNGLAVVAVERGASGGSFFTIPPQVQMEIASRKKIIADEHSGRILVDPALAEEEKEKMDKLFTKVS encoded by the coding sequence ATGGCAAAGAAAAAAGAAACCACTGTAGAAGAAAAGTTAAGAGCACTGTACGATCTACAATTGATAGATTCTAGAATCGATGAAATCCGCAATGTACGCGGCGAATTACCTTTAGAGGTTGAAGATCTGGAAGATGAAGTAGCCGGTATGAACACTCGTCTTGACAAACTCAATACAGACCTTGAGGTTATTGAAGGCAATATCAAAGAGAAGAAAAATGGTATTGAAGAGTCTAAAGCACTTATCAAAAAATATTCTGCACAGCAGGACAATGTCCGCAACAATCGTGAATATAACTCTTTGAGCAAAGAGGTAGAATTTCAAGAACTGGAAATTCAATTATCTGATAAGCACATAAAAGAGTTTAAAGCACAGATTGAGCAGAAAAAAGAAGTAATCGAGAAGACAAAAGAGCAACTTGATGAACGCAAAGATCACCTAAAGCACAAACAAAGTGAGTTGGATGATATCCTTTCAGAAACTGAAAAAGAGGAAAAAGCTCTTATCAAGGAGTCTGAAAAGTATGAAAAGAAAATTGAAGAACGTTTGGTAAAAGCATACAAACGTATTCGAACTAGCGTGAAAAATGGCTTAGCTGTAGTTGCGGTAGAACGTGGTGCTTCTGGCGGGTCTTTCTTTACAATTCCACCTCAAGTGCAAATGGAAATTGCTTCCAGAAAAAAAATCATTGCAGATGAGCACAGTGGTCGTATTTTAGTAGATCCTGCTCTTGCAGAGGAAGAAAAAGAAAAAATGGATAAACTTTTCACTAAAGTTTCATAA